From a single Collibacillus ludicampi genomic region:
- a CDS encoding DEAD/DEAH box helicase produces the protein MNTVLKSFQQEAVNNAVAVLTECLSDLARLRLHPQYEQERHEIIIYKGTLLFEAPTGIGKTLMAGAVVEQLSVRHRILWFWFAPFSGLVEQAARTLRGEFSSLRVKDLSTDRNVQDLLSGDVFVTTWASVAVSDRNTRNARRKTERAPSVDALVAYAKAQGFHIGVIIDEAHHGFLKQSQAFSFYKDVLAPDVTILVTATPKDSDVEAFRRRNQLEHIYHISISRQQGVAARLLKDGVKVAVFKAEDEMRGLIDFQKTALYSGVETHRELKRQLAAAGVPMVPLLLVQADSEEGSIETITQWLKDCGFRDEQIRSHTAQEPDPHLLSIAHDETVEVLIFKLAVATGFDAPRAFTLVSMRTARDADFGLQIVGRILRVDRRLQRLPSIPEPLRYGYVFLADQRGQTGLLSAAERINSIRDELSPAAPVISVVAVDPLSNPGLPQPYIYTEREQMILPLPEFVPGRRSESAKTTSEEGASGSSSGLSSENETSLENLLLGALGLFDTDESTNTSSLYSGQSTLSPSQSLPRHHLYTYRLRGDLNFPKQFKKAVVSLNHGSIMRDIVARFPFDEKVLAITQRSATNILMEELEIFERRKEAPKVIQAILAQAELDKLAQVTLFEADPNGMVDVRDLHKALEERLREEFSRAGWLHMLDPQSVRDSLHKILALRPNALRKAIDEALYNHIEVIDAQPIPDEIHSAMPLDPSRLNVYGVYPDDLNTWEREFAEKLDSDVTNTVKWWHRNPPRKQWSVSLPLPGQPNFYPDFVVGVRNRIKGDGILLIETKREYNDDRGNAQTKAQAEHPVYKRVMMVYWQKEEKWYVVEYDPITDKNFLSREFRYELMTVY, from the coding sequence ATGAATACGGTTCTCAAATCCTTTCAGCAAGAAGCGGTCAACAATGCGGTGGCGGTGCTGACGGAGTGCCTTTCAGATCTTGCGCGTCTTCGCCTCCACCCGCAGTACGAACAGGAGCGGCATGAGATCATTATTTATAAAGGTACGCTGCTGTTCGAGGCACCTACTGGCATCGGAAAAACACTGATGGCTGGGGCCGTGGTGGAACAACTAAGTGTGCGTCATCGTATCCTTTGGTTCTGGTTCGCCCCTTTCTCTGGGTTGGTAGAGCAGGCCGCACGCACGCTTCGCGGCGAGTTTTCAAGTCTACGTGTGAAAGATTTATCAACTGATCGCAATGTGCAGGATTTGCTGTCAGGTGATGTGTTCGTGACCACGTGGGCCAGCGTGGCGGTATCCGACAGGAACACCCGTAATGCTAGACGGAAAACCGAACGCGCTCCGTCTGTCGATGCCCTAGTCGCTTATGCGAAAGCGCAGGGCTTTCATATCGGCGTGATAATTGATGAAGCCCATCACGGATTTTTGAAACAGTCTCAAGCGTTCTCTTTTTATAAAGACGTGCTCGCACCAGATGTTACGATTCTCGTCACGGCAACACCTAAAGACAGTGACGTTGAGGCGTTCCGTCGGCGAAATCAGTTGGAGCATATCTATCACATTTCGATCTCCCGCCAACAGGGTGTTGCCGCACGTCTATTGAAAGATGGTGTCAAAGTGGCGGTATTCAAAGCCGAAGATGAGATGCGAGGACTCATCGACTTTCAAAAAACCGCCCTGTACAGCGGTGTAGAGACTCATCGTGAACTGAAGCGGCAGCTAGCAGCCGCGGGTGTTCCCATGGTACCGCTTTTGCTCGTGCAGGCTGACTCTGAAGAGGGTAGCATCGAGACGATCACCCAGTGGCTCAAAGATTGCGGATTTCGGGACGAGCAAATACGCTCCCATACAGCGCAGGAACCGGATCCTCATCTTCTTTCGATTGCCCACGACGAGACTGTGGAAGTGCTCATATTCAAACTCGCGGTGGCTACCGGGTTTGACGCCCCGCGCGCTTTCACACTTGTTTCGATGCGTACGGCGCGCGACGCGGACTTTGGGCTTCAGATTGTCGGGCGCATTCTGCGCGTGGACCGGCGGCTGCAAAGACTGCCTTCGATTCCCGAGCCGTTGCGATATGGTTATGTGTTCCTTGCTGATCAGAGGGGGCAAACTGGCCTGCTCAGCGCTGCAGAGCGGATCAACAGCATCCGTGACGAGCTTTCGCCGGCGGCTCCTGTCATCAGCGTCGTAGCGGTCGATCCGTTATCCAACCCTGGATTGCCGCAACCGTACATATATACGGAGCGCGAACAAATGATTTTGCCGTTGCCCGAGTTTGTTCCTGGCCGGCGTTCTGAATCCGCGAAGACTACCTCTGAGGAAGGAGCAAGTGGCTCATCATCCGGTCTTTCCTCCGAAAATGAAACATCATTGGAAAATCTGCTGCTTGGCGCGTTGGGCCTTTTTGATACGGATGAGTCAACGAATACATCTTCTTTGTACAGTGGACAATCTACTCTGTCACCCTCGCAATCCCTGCCTCGGCATCATCTGTACACGTACAGATTGCGTGGTGATCTGAACTTTCCGAAGCAATTCAAGAAGGCGGTGGTCTCTCTTAACCACGGCTCGATCATGCGAGACATTGTGGCGCGTTTCCCTTTTGATGAAAAAGTGCTGGCTATCACACAACGAAGCGCGACCAACATATTGATGGAAGAACTTGAAATCTTCGAACGCCGCAAAGAAGCTCCTAAAGTAATACAAGCCATACTGGCGCAGGCTGAGCTCGACAAACTAGCGCAGGTCACGCTGTTTGAGGCAGACCCTAATGGCATGGTGGATGTGCGTGACCTACACAAAGCTTTGGAGGAGCGGCTTCGAGAGGAGTTTTCGCGCGCGGGTTGGCTGCATATGCTAGATCCACAATCTGTTCGTGATAGCTTACACAAAATCTTGGCTCTTCGGCCAAATGCACTGCGCAAGGCAATTGATGAAGCGCTGTACAATCACATCGAAGTCATCGACGCACAGCCGATTCCGGACGAGATTCATAGCGCAATGCCGCTTGACCCTTCCCGTCTGAACGTTTACGGAGTGTATCCTGATGATTTAAATACCTGGGAGCGCGAGTTTGCGGAAAAACTCGACAGCGACGTCACGAATACCGTGAAATGGTGGCACCGTAACCCACCACGTAAGCAATGGTCGGTATCTTTGCCTTTACCCGGTCAGCCGAATTTTTATCCCGATTTTGTAGTAGGCGTTCGCAATCGAATCAAAGGTGATGGGATTTTGCTCATCGAGACAAAGCGGGAGTATAATGACGATCGTGGAAACGCACAGACCAAAGCGCAGGCGGAACACCCCGTGTACAAGCGGGTGATGATGGTTTATTGGCAAAAGGAAGAGAAGTGGTACGTGGTAGAGTACGACCCGATCACAGACAAGAACTTTCTTAGCCGGGAGTTTCGATACGAACTGATGACAGTGTACTAA
- a CDS encoding tyrosine-type recombinase/integrase → MDIARVIEEHMAGKSDQTKRMYGYWLGRFQNWLLDSDGNLESLTRADVQQYIDWMLAHKKSPSTVSIALSAIRSWARWTGQDHAVMNLRTVRPPKVTELAPQSLERNERNRLLREVERDGNLRDIAIVYVLLYTGLRVSELCGLDREDVTIGERSGQVIVRKGKRAKARVVPLPAEARHHVSRYMAVRKDQEPALFLSNYGQRISVRQVQRILAKYGTHPHALRHTYCRTLVSKGMDLAAVAELAGHSDVNMMRRYAKPTQEELERAVEEAFVKPTGLD, encoded by the coding sequence ATGGACATTGCCAGAGTTATCGAGGAGCACATGGCAGGAAAAAGTGACCAGACGAAACGGATGTATGGATACTGGCTCGGACGGTTTCAGAATTGGCTCCTTGATTCCGATGGTAATCTTGAATCCCTCACGCGGGCGGATGTGCAACAGTATATCGATTGGATGCTGGCGCACAAAAAATCCCCGAGCACGGTCTCAATAGCATTATCCGCGATCCGTTCATGGGCACGGTGGACAGGTCAGGATCATGCTGTCATGAACCTGCGTACGGTTCGGCCACCTAAGGTGACGGAGCTGGCCCCTCAGTCGCTGGAGAGGAACGAAAGGAATCGTTTGCTTCGGGAAGTGGAGAGGGACGGAAATCTGCGGGACATTGCCATCGTGTATGTATTGCTGTATACGGGTCTGCGGGTATCAGAACTGTGCGGGCTTGACAGGGAGGATGTCACGATAGGGGAGCGAAGTGGCCAAGTGATCGTCCGAAAAGGTAAGCGAGCCAAGGCCCGCGTGGTACCACTCCCAGCGGAGGCCCGGCATCACGTGTCCCGTTATATGGCCGTTCGGAAGGACCAGGAACCTGCTCTTTTCTTGTCGAACTATGGACAGAGGATTTCTGTCCGGCAGGTCCAGCGTATTTTAGCGAAATACGGGACCCATCCCCATGCTTTGAGACATACCTATTGCCGGACTCTGGTATCCAAGGGGATGGATCTGGCAGCAGTAGCGGAGCTGGCTGGGCATTCCGATGTGAACATGATGAGGAGGTATGCAAAACCGACGCAGGAGGAGTTGGAGAGGGCGGTAGAAGAAGCGTTTGTTAAGCCGACGGGTTTAGATTAG
- a CDS encoding site-specific DNA-methyltransferase, with the protein MATQYDHLSREELIALLLKRDATRKLGLVWERDELEADRTVNDDFVTFELVPDLSIGSAPYENFIIEGDNFDALRHLNAAFRGKVKCIYIDPPYNTGNKDFIYNDQFVDKKDAYRHSKWLEFVYRRLLLARELLAEDGVILVSIDDDNRARLDLLMEEVFPGMRVGSLVWRKRNQTNARVDYNFSCDHEHVLVYAQPLFRFNGSDKRWNGYTNWDEQHQDYWTSGDLTLGYNREQRPNLYYPLYNPVTDVWYPCDPNNVWRFASKNRLAEGKKVRTQPMEDLIEQGYVYFPDEPAPVVYRSVEEIKKAIADGSAPKFLEDDPDLEFWVGKRIGYNKPRFKRFAKNLRSSLQPLSSWIEKLGSLKQDDTDSTDGSFAIESGYTSEGTKALREFGLDTAFNYPKPVSLIRNLIDQCTGENDIVVDFFAGSGTTAQAVLELNYEQGTRRRFILVSSTEATKRDPDRNVCRDVCQKRIQGVVERLGLDTSVAYFRMCRIPVGNLHLDLRHDQVWLMLQEMHKASVVPFVNELLIQVCEGTDMRLMYIPSLTSEALDEAQFLLTSDHTPTVIYSWQPGLLSQRIKFEHVRIEKIPEYLLERFGGARA; encoded by the coding sequence ATGGCAACTCAGTACGATCATCTTTCGAGAGAGGAATTGATTGCGCTGCTATTGAAGCGTGATGCCACGCGCAAGCTGGGGTTGGTATGGGAGCGTGATGAACTCGAAGCGGATCGAACGGTCAACGACGATTTCGTTACGTTTGAGCTGGTCCCGGATTTGAGTATTGGATCTGCACCATATGAGAATTTCATTATTGAAGGTGATAACTTTGATGCGCTCAGGCATTTAAATGCGGCTTTTCGTGGGAAGGTCAAGTGCATTTACATAGATCCTCCGTACAACACAGGAAACAAGGATTTTATCTACAATGATCAATTCGTAGACAAAAAGGACGCGTATCGGCACTCAAAATGGTTGGAATTTGTGTATCGACGCCTTCTGTTGGCGCGTGAGCTGCTGGCGGAGGACGGTGTAATTTTGGTATCGATTGACGATGACAACCGGGCACGTCTTGATCTTTTGATGGAAGAGGTCTTCCCCGGCATGCGAGTAGGCTCACTTGTATGGCGTAAGCGTAACCAGACCAATGCGCGGGTGGATTATAACTTCTCCTGCGACCACGAACACGTACTTGTATATGCGCAGCCGCTCTTTCGGTTTAATGGGTCTGATAAACGATGGAACGGTTATACGAATTGGGATGAACAGCATCAGGACTACTGGACATCCGGAGATCTCACTCTTGGTTACAACCGCGAACAGCGCCCGAATCTCTATTATCCTTTGTACAATCCGGTCACGGACGTTTGGTACCCATGCGATCCAAACAACGTCTGGCGATTCGCCTCGAAAAATCGACTGGCGGAAGGCAAGAAGGTGCGTACGCAGCCGATGGAGGATCTCATCGAACAGGGGTATGTGTACTTCCCGGACGAACCGGCCCCCGTGGTGTACCGCTCTGTAGAAGAGATCAAAAAGGCCATCGCGGACGGTTCAGCGCCGAAATTCCTTGAAGACGATCCGGACCTGGAGTTTTGGGTGGGAAAACGCATCGGCTACAACAAACCGCGGTTCAAGCGTTTTGCCAAAAATTTGCGCAGTTCCCTGCAGCCCCTATCCAGTTGGATCGAAAAGCTAGGAAGTCTCAAGCAGGACGATACCGATTCCACGGATGGCAGTTTTGCTATCGAGTCAGGTTATACGAGTGAAGGCACCAAAGCACTGCGCGAATTTGGATTGGATACGGCGTTCAATTATCCCAAACCGGTGTCACTCATACGCAATCTCATCGACCAGTGCACCGGTGAAAACGATATCGTGGTAGACTTTTTCGCAGGCTCCGGTACCACCGCACAGGCGGTGCTTGAACTCAACTACGAACAAGGTACGCGCCGGCGCTTCATTCTTGTCTCCAGCACCGAGGCGACAAAACGTGATCCGGATCGTAATGTCTGCAGGGATGTGTGCCAGAAACGGATTCAAGGCGTAGTGGAGCGACTGGGTCTTGATACGAGCGTGGCGTATTTTCGAATGTGCCGGATTCCGGTTGGGAATCTACATTTAGACCTTCGTCATGATCAGGTCTGGTTGATGTTGCAGGAGATGCACAAGGCGAGTGTCGTGCCGTTCGTGAATGAACTCTTAATTCAGGTATGTGAGGGGACAGATATGCGGCTGATGTACATTCCCTCACTAACATCCGAAGCGTTGGATGAAGCACAGTTCCTTCTTACATCCGATCACACACCAACCGTAATTTACAGTTGGCAGCCCGGATTATTATCTCAGCGCATTAAGTTTGAGCACGTGCGCATTGAGAAAATTCCCGAGTATCTCTTGGAACGCTTCGGAGGTGCAAGAGCATGA